From a single Girardinichthys multiradiatus isolate DD_20200921_A chromosome 17, DD_fGirMul_XY1, whole genome shotgun sequence genomic region:
- the b2m gene encoding beta-2-microglobulin, which translates to MKLLLCLAALAAVCFSVHSKKTSPKVQVYSRDPGEFGKENTLICHVSNFHPPDITIDLLCDDVALPKAKQTDLAFKQDWHFHLTKSASFTPASGEKCVCRVNHGGSSRDYAWESNM; encoded by the exons ATGAAGCTGCTGTTGTGTCTCGCAGCTCTGGCTGCTGTTTGTTTCTCGGTGCACTCCAAAAAAA CTTCACCCAAAGTCCAGGTCTACAGCCGTGACCCTGGAGAGTTTGGAAAGGAGAACACTCTGATCTGCCATGTGAGCAACTTTCACCCCCCTGACATCACCATCGATCTCCTTTGTGATGATGTGGCGCTTCCCAAAGCCAAGCAGACTGACCTGGCCTTTAAACAGGACTGGCACTTCCATCTGACCAAGAGCGCCAGCTTCACTCCAGCGTCTGGGGAAAAGTGCGTCTGCAGAGTCAATCATGGAGGATCAAGCAGAGACTACGCTTGGG AGTCAAACATGTAA